In one Roseburia intestinalis L1-82 genomic region, the following are encoded:
- a CDS encoding NAD(P)/FAD-dependent oxidoreductase, which produces MERADIAIIGTGPGGVSAALTAKVRNKNILLIGKKQMSDKVSKAHQIMNYPGLPAVTGADMAKAFEKQLAMMEINITDSRIGTVYAMGDYFAIQAGGEVLEAKSVILACGVVSGKTLPGEEEMLGRGVSYCATCDACFYKGKKVAVIGYGKDAEHEADFLAEVAAEILYFPMYQDVPGVSEQVTVIKERPKEIFGEKKAGGLRTEQGEYLVDGIFVLRDAVSPKQLVPGLELDGNHVKVNLSMETNIPGLFACGDITGTPYQYIKAAGQGNVAALSAVAYLDAKKREAGKQ; this is translated from the coding sequence ATGGAGAGAGCAGACATAGCGATTATCGGAACCGGACCTGGCGGCGTTTCTGCTGCATTGACGGCAAAGGTAAGAAATAAAAATATTTTGCTGATCGGGAAAAAGCAGATGAGCGACAAGGTCAGCAAGGCGCATCAGATCATGAACTATCCGGGACTCCCGGCGGTGACCGGAGCGGATATGGCGAAGGCGTTTGAAAAGCAGCTTGCCATGATGGAGATCAATATTACGGACAGCCGGATCGGCACAGTCTATGCGATGGGCGACTATTTTGCAATCCAGGCAGGCGGGGAAGTGCTTGAGGCAAAGAGTGTGATCTTAGCGTGCGGCGTTGTCTCCGGCAAGACACTTCCGGGCGAGGAAGAGATGTTAGGACGGGGTGTCAGCTACTGTGCGACCTGTGATGCATGCTTTTATAAAGGAAAGAAAGTTGCCGTCATCGGTTACGGAAAAGATGCGGAACACGAAGCCGATTTTCTTGCGGAAGTGGCAGCAGAGATACTTTATTTTCCAATGTATCAGGATGTACCTGGCGTATCAGAGCAGGTAACGGTGATCAAAGAACGTCCGAAGGAGATCTTTGGTGAAAAGAAAGCCGGGGGACTTCGCACAGAGCAGGGGGAGTACCTTGTGGATGGCATTTTTGTACTGCGGGATGCCGTATCCCCGAAACAGCTTGTGCCGGGTCTGGAATTAGACGGAAATCATGTAAAGGTCAATCTGTCGATGGAGACAAATATTCCGGGACTTTTCGCCTGTGGAGATATTACGGGAACACCGTATCAGTATATCAAAGCAGCCGGACAGGGCAATGTTGCGGCATTATCCGCAGTGGCTTATCTGGATGCGAAAAAACGCGAAGCCGGGAAGCAGTAA
- the trxA gene encoding thioredoxin produces MMVKKITNNDLNEAKKGAAVVDFSAVWCGPCQMLAPVMEELSEELSGKAEFYNADSDENMGLAQEYRIVSIPAVIVLKDGVEVARTVGFQPKDAMRSFIEEHLN; encoded by the coding sequence ATTATGGTAAAGAAAATTACAAATAACGATTTAAATGAAGCAAAAAAAGGTGCAGCAGTTGTTGATTTTTCCGCAGTATGGTGCGGACCGTGCCAGATGTTAGCACCGGTGATGGAAGAATTATCCGAGGAACTCTCCGGCAAGGCAGAGTTTTACAACGCAGATTCCGATGAAAACATGGGACTTGCACAGGAGTACCGCATTGTCAGCATTCCGGCAGTCATCGTGTTAAAAGATGGCGTGGAAGTGGCAAGAACGGTTGGATTCCAGCCGAAAGACGCAATGCGCAGCTTTATCGAGGAACATCTGAATTAG
- a CDS encoding MarR family winged helix-turn-helix transcriptional regulator — MPDKYDALKLENQLCFPLYACSKEIVRKYKPFLDELDLTYTQYIAMMVLWEHRQISVKDMGALLYLDSGTLTPVLKKLEQKGYLVRARDSEDERVLNVTITELGEKLKEDAVLVPKKMGCCVCLEKEDADELYRLLHKVLGVLGKE; from the coding sequence ATGCCAGATAAATATGATGCATTAAAACTGGAAAACCAGTTGTGTTTTCCACTTTACGCCTGTTCCAAAGAGATCGTGCGCAAGTACAAGCCTTTTTTAGATGAGCTTGACCTGACATACACGCAGTATATCGCGATGATGGTGCTCTGGGAACACAGACAGATCAGCGTGAAAGATATGGGAGCACTTTTATATCTGGATTCTGGCACACTCACGCCTGTCCTGAAAAAGCTTGAGCAGAAAGGCTATCTTGTACGCGCAAGGGACAGTGAGGATGAGCGTGTGTTAAATGTGACGATCACAGAACTCGGCGAAAAGCTGAAAGAGGATGCCGTTCTGGTGCCAAAAAAAATGGGCTGCTGCGTGTGTCTGGAGAAAGAAGATGCTGATGAGTTGTACCGGCTGCTGCACAAAGTGCTGGGAGTGCTTGGAAAAGAATGA